In the genome of Coregonus clupeaformis isolate EN_2021a chromosome 11, ASM2061545v1, whole genome shotgun sequence, one region contains:
- the LOC121576787 gene encoding phosphatidylinositol 4-phosphate 5-kinase type-1 gamma isoform X5 has product MEAALPAAEGAVGLSEAREASPFSGATASEDADTVIGVSYGMDSDFDFSARKAHITELPGVSGLPGQVKRMGHRGVDASGETTYKKTTSSALKGAIQLGIGYTVGNLSSKPERDVLMQDFYVVESIFFPSEGSNLTPAHHFPDFRFKTYAPVAFRYFRELFGIRPDDYLYSLCNEPLIELSNPGASGSVFYLTKDDEFIIKTVMHKEAEFLQKLLPGYYMNLNQNPRTLLPKFFGLYCIQSGGKNIRMVVMNNVLPRAVRMHLKFDLKGSTYKRCASKKERQKAKPTFKDLDFMQDLQDGLMLDQDMYSALVKTLQRDCLVLESFKIMDYSLLLGVHNIDQAEREQQMEGGEKDEKRPVAQKALYSTAMESIQGGAACGESIDTDDTMGGIPAVNGKGERLLLYIGIIDILQSYRLIKKLEHTWKALVHDGDTVSVHRPGFYADRFFKFMSSNVFKKSSSLKSSPIKKGRVGLTVPKYTGPGAAWSASQLPSERDDNIYDLRGARSFPTLEDEGRPDLLPCTPPSFEDATTASIATTLSSTTSLSIPERSPSDAGAEHPRYRYQNNSSERRRHTQSVSHDGRTQEEVRVRLEEQQTITVEVEVKRHDSEPTITAPQPSPETSKHFSVELRGE; this is encoded by the exons attttTCTGCTAGAAAAGCACACATCACAGAG CTGCCTGGTGTCTCAGGCCTACCAGGCCAGGTTAAGAGGATGGGCCACAGGGGAGTGGATGCGTCCGGAGAGACCACCTACAAGAAG aCCACGTCCTCTGCCTTGAAAGGTGCCATCCAGCTGGGCATTGGCTACACGGTGGGCAACCTGAGCTCCAAGCCTGAGAGAGACGTTCTCATGCAGGACTTCTATGTGGTTGAGAGCATCTTCTTTCCCAG TGAAGGCAGCAACCTGACTCCAGCCCACCACTTCCCAGACTTCCGCTTTAAGACGTACGCTCCTGTGGCCTTCCGCTACTTCAGGGAGCTCTTTGGGATCAGGCCTGATGACTACCTG TACTCCCTGTGTAACGAGCCCCTGATCGAGCTGTCCAACCCCGGGGCCAGTGGCTCTGTGTTCTACCTGACCAAGGACGATGAGTTCATCATCAAGACCGTCATGCACAAGGAGGCCGAGTTTCTACAGAAGCTGCTGCCTGGCTACTACATG aacCTCAACCAGAACCCTCGCACCCTGCTCCCCAAATTTTTCGGCCTGTACTGCATCCAGTCTGGCGGTAAGAACATCCGCATGGTGGTCATGAACAACGTTCTACCGCGTGCCGTCCGCATGCACCTCAAGTTCGACCTAAAGGGCTCCACATACAAACGCTGTGCCTCCaagaaggagagacagaaggcCAAGCCCACCTTCAAAGACCTGGACTTCATGCAGGATCTGCAGGACGGCCTGATGCTGGACCAGGATATGTACAGCGCTCTGGTCAAGACCCTGCAGAGAGACTGTCTG gtGCTGGAGAGCTTTAAGATCATGGACTACAGCTTGCTCCTGGGGGTACATAACATCGACCAGGCAGAGCGGGAGCagcagatggagggaggagagaaggatgagAAGAGGCCTGTGGCCCAGAAGGCCCTCTACTCCACCGCCATGGAGTCCATCCAGGGAGGGGCTGCCTGCGGAGAGTCTATCGACACTGACGACAC GATGGGAGGCATCCCAGCAGTCAACGGGAAAGGAGAGCGTCTACTCCTCTACATCGGAATCATCGACATCCTGCAATCCTACAG GTTAATAAAGAAACTGGAGCACACGTGGAAGGCTTTGGTTCACGATGGG GACACTGTATCAGTCCATCGGCCGGGCTTCTATGCAGACAGGTTCTTCAAATTCATGAGCAGCAATGTGTTCAAGAAGAGCTCCT CCTTGAAGTCTTCTCCCATTAAGAAGGGTCGTGTGGGCCTGACGGTGCCTAAGTACACTGGCCCCGGGGCCGCCTGGTCAGCCAGCCAGTTGCCCTCAGAGAGAGACGATAACATCTATGACCTGAGAGGAGCACGCAGCTTCCCCACGCTGGAGGACGAGG ggcgaCCAGACCTCCTCCCCTGCACCCCTCCGTCGTTTGAGGATGCGACCACGGCCTCCATCGCCACCACgctctcctccaccacctctctgTCCATCCCAGAGAGGTCTCCTTCAGACGCTGGAGCAGAGCACCCCCGCTACAGGTACCAGAACAACAGCTCTGAGAGAAG GAGgcacacccagtctgtcagccaTGACGGGAG gacccAGGAGGAGGTGCGTGTGCGTTTGGAGGAGCAGCAGACCATCacggtggaggtggaggtgaagAGACATGACAGCGAGCCCACCATCACAGCCCCACAGCCCTCTCCAGAGACCAG
- the LOC121576787 gene encoding phosphatidylinositol 4-phosphate 5-kinase type-1 gamma isoform X4 translates to MEAALPAAEGAVGLSEAREASPFSGATASEDADTVIGVSYGMDSDFDFSARKAHITELPGVSGLPGQVKRMGHRGVDASGETTYKKTTSSALKGAIQLGIGYTVGNLSSKPERDVLMQDFYVVESIFFPSEGSNLTPAHHFPDFRFKTYAPVAFRYFRELFGIRPDDYLYSLCNEPLIELSNPGASGSVFYLTKDDEFIIKTVMHKEAEFLQKLLPGYYMNLNQNPRTLLPKFFGLYCIQSGGKNIRMVVMNNVLPRAVRMHLKFDLKGSTYKRCASKKERQKAKPTFKDLDFMQDLQDGLMLDQDMYSALVKTLQRDCLVLESFKIMDYSLLLGVHNIDQAEREQQMEGGEKDEKRPVAQKALYSTAMESIQGGAACGESIDTDDTMGGIPAVNGKGERLLLYIGIIDILQSYRLIKKLEHTWKALVHDGDTVSVHRPGFYADRFFKFMSSNVFKKSSSLKSSPIKKGRVGLTVPKYTGPGAAWSASQLPSERDDNIYDLRGARSFPTLEDEGRPDLLPCTPPSFEDATTASIATTLSSTTSLSIPERSPSDAGAEHPRYRYQNNSSERRRHTQSVSHDGRTQEEVRVRLEEQQTITVEVEVKRHDSEPTITAPQPSPETSEVPEVASAAVVAPPSTSAPAPDTPGAPAEASAAEASGPETPASAPEAPASSKVVVEAERDRRGSMVSGSGCTSQASQDDEDDVTITDIYF, encoded by the exons attttTCTGCTAGAAAAGCACACATCACAGAG CTGCCTGGTGTCTCAGGCCTACCAGGCCAGGTTAAGAGGATGGGCCACAGGGGAGTGGATGCGTCCGGAGAGACCACCTACAAGAAG aCCACGTCCTCTGCCTTGAAAGGTGCCATCCAGCTGGGCATTGGCTACACGGTGGGCAACCTGAGCTCCAAGCCTGAGAGAGACGTTCTCATGCAGGACTTCTATGTGGTTGAGAGCATCTTCTTTCCCAG TGAAGGCAGCAACCTGACTCCAGCCCACCACTTCCCAGACTTCCGCTTTAAGACGTACGCTCCTGTGGCCTTCCGCTACTTCAGGGAGCTCTTTGGGATCAGGCCTGATGACTACCTG TACTCCCTGTGTAACGAGCCCCTGATCGAGCTGTCCAACCCCGGGGCCAGTGGCTCTGTGTTCTACCTGACCAAGGACGATGAGTTCATCATCAAGACCGTCATGCACAAGGAGGCCGAGTTTCTACAGAAGCTGCTGCCTGGCTACTACATG aacCTCAACCAGAACCCTCGCACCCTGCTCCCCAAATTTTTCGGCCTGTACTGCATCCAGTCTGGCGGTAAGAACATCCGCATGGTGGTCATGAACAACGTTCTACCGCGTGCCGTCCGCATGCACCTCAAGTTCGACCTAAAGGGCTCCACATACAAACGCTGTGCCTCCaagaaggagagacagaaggcCAAGCCCACCTTCAAAGACCTGGACTTCATGCAGGATCTGCAGGACGGCCTGATGCTGGACCAGGATATGTACAGCGCTCTGGTCAAGACCCTGCAGAGAGACTGTCTG gtGCTGGAGAGCTTTAAGATCATGGACTACAGCTTGCTCCTGGGGGTACATAACATCGACCAGGCAGAGCGGGAGCagcagatggagggaggagagaaggatgagAAGAGGCCTGTGGCCCAGAAGGCCCTCTACTCCACCGCCATGGAGTCCATCCAGGGAGGGGCTGCCTGCGGAGAGTCTATCGACACTGACGACAC GATGGGAGGCATCCCAGCAGTCAACGGGAAAGGAGAGCGTCTACTCCTCTACATCGGAATCATCGACATCCTGCAATCCTACAG GTTAATAAAGAAACTGGAGCACACGTGGAAGGCTTTGGTTCACGATGGG GACACTGTATCAGTCCATCGGCCGGGCTTCTATGCAGACAGGTTCTTCAAATTCATGAGCAGCAATGTGTTCAAGAAGAGCTCCT CCTTGAAGTCTTCTCCCATTAAGAAGGGTCGTGTGGGCCTGACGGTGCCTAAGTACACTGGCCCCGGGGCCGCCTGGTCAGCCAGCCAGTTGCCCTCAGAGAGAGACGATAACATCTATGACCTGAGAGGAGCACGCAGCTTCCCCACGCTGGAGGACGAGG ggcgaCCAGACCTCCTCCCCTGCACCCCTCCGTCGTTTGAGGATGCGACCACGGCCTCCATCGCCACCACgctctcctccaccacctctctgTCCATCCCAGAGAGGTCTCCTTCAGACGCTGGAGCAGAGCACCCCCGCTACAGGTACCAGAACAACAGCTCTGAGAGAAG GAGgcacacccagtctgtcagccaTGACGGGAG gacccAGGAGGAGGTGCGTGTGCGTTTGGAGGAGCAGCAGACCATCacggtggaggtggaggtgaagAGACATGACAGCGAGCCCACCATCACAGCCCCACAGCCCTCTCCAGAGACCAG TGAGGTACCAGAGGTAGCttctgctgctgttgttgcccCACCCTCCACCTCTGCCCCGGCCCCTGATACCCCTGGGGCCCCTGCTGAAGCCTCTGCAGCTGAGGCCTCTGGCCCGGAGACCCCTGCTTCGGCGCCGGAGGCACCTGCCAGTTCCAAGGTGGTGGTAGAGGCTGAGCGGGACCGCCGGGGCAGCATGGTGTCAGGGTCCGGCTGCACCAGCCAAGCCTCCCAGGATGACGAGGATGACGTAACAATTacagacatctacttt